The sequence below is a genomic window from Microbulbifer hydrolyticus.
TTCTGCCTTTTGTTCCTTGGAGATCGGCTCAATTTCTTCGTCGTATTCACCCCAGTCATTTACACACACGACGCAGCCATGCTCGCTATTGTACTGCCGCAGAAAGGCCTCGGCTTGATCCTTAAGAAGGCGGCGGCTGCTAACACTGGAGAGGCTTGCAGGAGACATGATCTCTTCAAGGGCTTTACTGAGTCTAAGTCCTTTTGTGCTATCAGCCCTGAAAAGCATCCACAGTAACTTGTACTTGGCCTCCTCATCGAATTCCGCTCTCTTGTCCATTCTCCCGTCCCCTCAAATCCGCCGTGCCTTATTAGGATTCCTGTCCCGCAACCCAGAAAGTGAACCTACGATTACATCCGTAGGTTCTCCTTGTACTCTGGATATGTCAAATCGGGAGACACCAAATGAATCGCAAAATCCTCCGTGACCCCAAGGGCCAGCTGTTGGGCTGGATCCAGTCAGACCCGTCCACTGGCCACATACTTGCCTACCGCGCTGGCGGCAATGTGCTTGGCTGGTACATACCCAATTTCGGTCCAGGAGGCCGTACCTTCGACAATAAGGGGCAGCCGCTTGGTCAGGGCAACCACCTGTCCAGCCTGTTCTACCGCTAAGCCAGCCGCAAGGAAAAGGAGCGCGCATCATGAAGAAAGCCATCCCGCAGAAAGATCTCCCCTTGAGCGGCTATCTAGAGTCGGTGGACCAATGGATTGCCGGTGTGGGCAGCCAATACTTTGAGCCGCTGACCAACGGCTGCATGCTGTCGGAAGAGGTGGGCGAGGTAAACCGCCTGCTGTGCCGCCAGTACGGCGAGCAGCGCTACAAGGCCGGTGAGGAGCCTGCCAATTTCCAGCGGGCGCTGGCCGATGAACTGGCGGATGTGATGTTTGTTCTCGCTTGTATTGCGAACCAGCAGGGAATAGACCTCACAGATGCGCTGGTGCGCAACCTGCAGAAAAAGAACACCCGCGACCACAGCCGCTACAGCCAGGCTGAATGCAAGGAGCAAGCCTATGCAGGTTAAACAGCGCGAATGCCTGCCCGAAGCACTGTTGTTCCGCAATATCGTCATTCGGGATGCGGTGGCAGCGGAGTACTACCGCAACGGCGACGACATGACGATCTTCGTCTATGCCAAGGCAGAAAACTGCCTGCTCAATGGCTGCTACCCGCTGAACATACCGTACAAGGGCGAGCTCGCGCTCGAACTCGTCTTTACGGGGGTGGATGCCTCTTTCCGGGGAGTGCCCACTGGCCAGCACAGCAATATGCCGATTTTTGAAGATTTCTTTGAAGGCGACGAGGTGCTGCTATTGCCCTCAGTGATAAGTGAGGGCACTCGGCCACTTGGCCTGCCCTGGCGGCCTGAAGATAAACCACGCCCCTACCGGATCTACACCCAGTATGGCTTTTTCGATGACGACGACGGGTACCGCAACCCGCCGACGGCCAGTATCTACTGCAAAGAGCAGTTCCATTATGTGCGCAAGGGAATGTCGTTCCACGGTGACTTTCTCTGGGATATCCGCGCCGCTTCAGCCCACGCCTATATCGATTTCGGCCACCCGGAAGTAGCTGCCTGTTAATCGTTGATTTGTGCGCCAGTTCACACTTATATTGGGTGAACTGGCGGTACCACAATAAAAGCACTCGATAAGAACTTCAAAAACCAGAGATAAGGAAGTTGCATGCCCCAGAGTTCCACAGCTCCCCAGCGTCCGGCATTGCTGACCAAATCGCGCTTCAAGCGCGCCCTGGAATGCCCCGCCAAACTGTTTTACGCAGAACAATCCAGTTATGCCAATCAGAGCCTGGAAGATGATTTCTTGGCTGAGCTGGCCAAGGGGGGCCACCAGGTGGGCGCGCTGGCTAAGTGCTATTTCCCCGGTGGGGAAGACCTCGCCGGAATATCTCCAGACGAAGCTCTGGTGCGCACCCAGGAGCTGTTGCAGCGGGATCAAGTCACCATTTTCGAGGCCGCTATCCAGCACGGCCATTTGCTGGTGCGGGTGGATATCCTGGTCAAGGACGCTGGCCGTTACCAGCTGATCGAGGTCAAGGCCAAGTCCTGCGACCCTCTCGACCTTCACTTCATGAAAAAGCGTGGCGAAGGCATCGTCAAGGACTGGGAACCTTACCTGTGCGACGTTGCCTTCCAGAAAGTGGTGCTCGAAAAAGCACTGAACACGCGCAATATCGACAGCTACCTGATGCTGGCGAACAAACGAGCACGCGCTGCCACCGATGGTCTGAACAGCAAGTTCCGGGTGGCCGGCGACCACAGCGTAATCGTCTCCCCTGAGCTGAGCAAAGAAGACCTGGCCGTCGAGCTGCTGGCCAAAATCGATGCTAGCGAGCCGTTGGACTATATACGCACAAAGGGCGAGTACCACGGCCATACATTCGAGGGCTATATCGCCACTGCCGCCGATGCGCTTCAGCGGAACGAGTGCCTGCGCGGGTGCATTGGCGCTCATTGTAAGAAGTGCGAATTCCGCTGCACCCTGGAAGATGAGTCCAATGGTCTGCAAAGCGGCTTCCGCGAATGTTGGAAGGAGGCCATGGGATGGCAAGATCAGGACTTCGAGGACCCGTTGGTACTCGAAATCGCCAACTTCCGCAAAGCCGACAAGCTGCTAGCCCAGGGCAAGGCCAAAATGATCGATCTGGAAGAGACTGATATCAGTCCCGCGCCAGGAGACAAGCCGGGCATGTCCAACAGTGAACGCCAATGGCTGCAGGTGAGCAAGATACAGAAAGGTGATGCCACCCCGGAGATCGATATCGACGGCCTGCGTGCGGAGATGCAGGGTTGGACCTACCCCCTGCACTTTATCGACTTCGAAACCATCACTGCTGCTCTGCCCTTCACTAGCGGCCGCCGTCCCTACGAAGGCGTGGCCTTCCAGTTCTCCCACCATGTTGTCCACAAGGACGGCTCGGTGGTACACGCCCACCAGTTCCTAGACACCGAGCCCGGGCACTTCCCCAGCTTCGATTTTATCCGCGCCCTGAAGCAGGCGCTGGAAGGTGACAGCGGCACCATCTTCCGCTATGCGGCGCATGAAAACAGCTTCCTCAACCTCATCCACAGCCAGCTGCGCGACAGCGACCTGCCGCAGGAAGAGGTAAAAGAGCTGTGTGCATTTATTGAGTCCATCTCTCATTCCAAGGACGACAGCGAACTCACTTGGTGCGGCCCGCGGGATATGGTCGACCTGCTAGAGCTGGTCAAGCGCTATGCCTACTACCCGCAAACCAGGGGCTCCAATTCGATCAAGCACGTACTACCGGCCGTGTTGAATCACTCTGCCTTCTTACAGGAAAAATACGGCCAGCCCAACTATGGTGCGACAGGCGGAATCCCCAGCTTCAATTTCCAAAACTGGCAGTGGATCCAGGTGGAACATGGTCAGGTACGCGACCCGTACAAGCTTCTTCCCAAGATGTTCGAGGATGTGCCTGAGAATATCGATGAGTTGCTGTCGGAGGGCGATAGCCTCGCCAATGGTGGAGCGGCGCTAACGGCTTATGCTCGGATTCAGTTCACTGAAATGAGTGATTATGAGAGAGAGCAGTTGCGAAGTGCGCTACTAAAGTATTGTGAGCTGGATACGCTTGCGATGGTGATGATCTATGAATCGTGGGTAAATTAAGTAATTTTAGAATGTAATCCCCGGCCGACTTACCGTGCTGGGTATCTTTTTTTGAAATTTACGCTGTTGTCTTCGAGCTGGCACTAAGGGATGCATTGAGGCTGAAATGCTCAGAGCTTCGGCAGCAATGCTGGTTAAAGAAGCTTGGCAAGAAATCATTAAATAGTAGGTGGTTGTGGCAAAGTTAACAGAAAAGTACAAATATCAATTGAGTTCAGGCTTGAAAAAATCTGTAATAGCAAAAAATATGGCGTCTGATAACCCAGCCTTTTCTAGGCAGGATTTTCTTGAGCTATTGATTGGAAGCCTTGGAATGACAGAGGCTGGAGCTAGCACATATTACGGCAAATACATAAGAGCTAACTTAAACCGGGAAGAGTCTGCTAATGAGTCAAACGAGAAGACTTGTGTATGCCATGCTACTTCAAGAACTACTGAACAGCACTTGGAAGTCTTGTTTGAAAATATACTGAGTGCTGAAGAGGAGTCATGGACAGGTTGCAATATAAGAAAATATGCGAGTGACTTGAGTAGTTTGGGGTTGCAAATTGATGTTGATGCTTTTCCTAATGCAGCACTGAGCCGTAAGCAAGTTTTTGACTATGTAAAAAACTCCTCGAGTACTCTTTTGAATAGCTGTATTTTGATTTGTGCTTGGGGCGGGATGAATAGAAAACACTGTTGTAGCGCATTTAGCAATTGGCTTGGCTGGAAAGCCGTAGCTGAGAATATTCTTGATGGATGTATATCAAGAAAGGAAGCATACGAAGCGTTTTCGCGTCTAAGAAAAAATCGAAATTTACCGGGAATGGGGCCAGCTTACTTTACTAAAATAATATACTTTTTGTCTAAGCCGAAAAACCGCGGTTACATAATGGATCAATGGACTGCTCGTTCCTTTAATTTACTTCATGGGCAGCACGATATTCGAATGAATAAGCAAGTGAAAGGGTCAGGTGAAATTCAAGCACATGTATCTGATAAAAATACCTCAATTGTTTATGAAAAATTTTGCCGGTTTATTGAAAATACAGCAGTTAGTTTAGGTGAGGCAGTCTCTGCCGACGACGTTGAACTAAGCATGTTTTCAGAAGGGAAGGGTAGAGGTGTTTGGCGTTCTTACTTGATAAGTCAAGATAAGCACATTTATTTGAAATAATATAGCTTGGGAGTGAAGTTGATATTTTCACCAATAGCTGTGAATTAATTTGGATTAGTTTAGGCCAAGTCTGACACCTCCATTTGAAAAGAAGAGGTTTGCTAGCTTTGATGAAGGTTGCTGAAGCTAAAATAAAAACCTAGGTGTAAACCCCATGATCCATACAAACGATCGCATCATTAAACGCAAGGCCGGGCTGGTCTATTGAATGACTAAGTAAGGCTGTTCTATGCCGCTCAGGAGCTGCATGTACGACGCATGCTGGCTGATCTTGGCCCAAGGTGCTGCGGCAAGCTCGAGCAGCACGACTGTCAGTTGTAATTGAGCGTGAGTGAAATCGAGCACATGAAGACGAGCGCTCGCCACCCGCGAAACCAGCATCTCTGAGCGCTCCCATAAAACGATTTTACAGAAGTTCTACCAGCTACCACTACGGCGCAAGGTATATGCTTCGATCGAAGAATTATAGCCGGATCTGGAGGAATAACTCGCGTACTTCAATTATCGCCGGACTCATCAGGGCAAGAAATTCTGCGGCCGAACTCCGATGCATACGCTCGAGGATGGCCAAAAGATCTGGATGGGAAGTTTAGAAACAGAACATGACCTGACAGAATACCTTATGAAAAACCGGTAACTGTCAGATCAAGTCTGAACTACTACAATTCAGAGTGGCCGCTAGAAATACCTGCCATACTAGTGCAGTTGTATGTACCGCCTAGACCTATCAATGCCTTTTAAGGCGAGTGAATTATGCTATATATACCGGCGCCGAGCATGATAAGAATGAAAATCCAAAGTTGCTTCTGGCCCTGCTTTCTATCCCATTGCTTTTCAGCGCGTAACTTCTTTGCGTAGATAAGGCCATCTTGCGCCTCTTCTAGGCTCCATTTAGCTTTCGTTGGATTACTTTTCGCTTCTTCGATAGCTACTTCCCATTCTTGGATGCAATTTTCAAAGTAAGCGTCAAGCTCCTTGGCCGACATATTGTCTCGGTACTTCATGTTGTGTCGTCTTGTTACTACTTATCATCTGATTTTGGAATCGCTGTAGTGGCAACAAACAACAGCCGCTAGACGGCTGTTTTAGTGCTACCACCATGTTGTGTAATGCGAGGTCTACATTTTATCTTGACCGCCCCGCGCGTAAAAGCTTCGTCGGAGGCTTTGCTCGACCACACATAAGCTTCACCGGTTCCAAGATGGCTCATCCTGTCTGACGTCAAGTCACCAAGTGCTGCATTGGCTTTCTGGATGTGTCTCAACCAGGCAGGCGAATTGAACTTGTGCATGATGATCTGCGATGAAAGTTCGATCAGTGAGACTGGTACCGAAGGGGGGTCCTGCGAGGCAACCATGATACTAGTCCCCTTGTGTCGCATCTCACGAACAACTTCTACCAAACCAGAAATCAAATCATCGTTTTCGATGTATTTATGTGCTTCATCGAAGACCACCAGTTTATTGAAGGCACTTCCTTGGTAGGTCGCTTCCGAAAAGATTTGTAACATGACCACAAATAGACCGAGAGCTTCATCTTTTTCTATATACTCATCGCGAAGGTCCACGATTATCAGGCGACCAGGCCTTATAAGATCTTGAAGTCGCTGGTTGTCATCAATGTACTCAGATGCAAACAGAAGGCGAGTCTGAGCCAAATCTTTAAGATGATCTGATAAGCTTGAAGACTCAATGCCGGCTCGCAAAGCCTCCAAAGTCAGATTGTCGCGC
It includes:
- a CDS encoding DUF2779 domain-containing protein, which produces MPQSSTAPQRPALLTKSRFKRALECPAKLFYAEQSSYANQSLEDDFLAELAKGGHQVGALAKCYFPGGEDLAGISPDEALVRTQELLQRDQVTIFEAAIQHGHLLVRVDILVKDAGRYQLIEVKAKSCDPLDLHFMKKRGEGIVKDWEPYLCDVAFQKVVLEKALNTRNIDSYLMLANKRARAATDGLNSKFRVAGDHSVIVSPELSKEDLAVELLAKIDASEPLDYIRTKGEYHGHTFEGYIATAADALQRNECLRGCIGAHCKKCEFRCTLEDESNGLQSGFRECWKEAMGWQDQDFEDPLVLEIANFRKADKLLAQGKAKMIDLEETDISPAPGDKPGMSNSERQWLQVSKIQKGDATPEIDIDGLRAEMQGWTYPLHFIDFETITAALPFTSGRRPYEGVAFQFSHHVVHKDGSVVHAHQFLDTEPGHFPSFDFIRALKQALEGDSGTIFRYAAHENSFLNLIHSQLRDSDLPQEEVKELCAFIESISHSKDDSELTWCGPRDMVDLLELVKRYAYYPQTRGSNSIKHVLPAVLNHSAFLQEKYGQPNYGATGGIPSFNFQNWQWIQVEHGQVRDPYKLLPKMFEDVPENIDELLSEGDSLANGGAALTAYARIQFTEMSDYEREQLRSALLKYCELDTLAMVMIYESWVN
- a CDS encoding nucleotide pyrophosphohydrolase; amino-acid sequence: MKKAIPQKDLPLSGYLESVDQWIAGVGSQYFEPLTNGCMLSEEVGEVNRLLCRQYGEQRYKAGEEPANFQRALADELADVMFVLACIANQQGIDLTDALVRNLQKKNTRDHSRYSQAECKEQAYAG